The Sander vitreus isolate 19-12246 unplaced genomic scaffold, sanVit1 ctg537_0, whole genome shotgun sequence region ATGCATAGTTGTATGGAAACAGGAACaacaatattccatgtttagatcatgaaCGTTTCAAGATAACGAGATTCATTGTCACCAGTTACtgtggagcatgaaccaatcagaatacAGTATCTAtagatgtaatatttcatcatccttctttactgtaatgtactactgtttaccagacactgttactatggtcccatgtactacctttactgtaatgtactactgtttatcagacactgtttctatggtcccatgtactactactgtaatgtactactgtttaccatacactgttactatggtcccatgtactacctttactctaatgtactactgtttatcaaaCACTGTTTCTAtagtcccatgtactacctttactgtaatgtactactgtttatcaaacactgtttctatggtcccatgtactactactgtaatgtactactgtttatcagacactgtttctatagtcccatgtactactactgtaatgtactactgtttatcagacactgtttctatggtcccatgtactacctttgagactatttacagtattgacagtactgcactgtatgcatgcaggcccttggaattgcttgTCCAATTCTGCCAACACGTTACTGATGATTtacatatatactttatatatatatatatatatatatatatatatatatatatataaatatacatatgcatatacttatatatactcGTACCACATTGTTCGCCATGCCCGAAGGTTTTTTCCAAGATGTCTAATTGCGATGTAGATGAGAACCTGCGGCCAAATCCACAAGACAGAGTTGATGAATATGTAGAAGTACAGTaatcacttctttgttttgctttttattgtAAAGTACAATTAAGttgaggaacactgcatttgatGTGTTACAGTACTGTcgtttcttttctattttgtaaCTAATTATTTTGCATTGATCCAAATAAACCCATGTTGTGattgtactgtattgtttttcatcaaaacatttcaggtttgtctgtagtattctctctactactgcagtacttttacagggatgtatttacatgtagtaccataatgaaagatgtatcacctattttgtactacaatatttaatgattgtacgaacgatgacccagtgaaactaTGGGTATCTTGTGTGTGGCTGATCTAAAGTAAtgtttcaatggtatttcacaatcaattagttttttgaaccaatgattgtgcaagatttatttaaagatatgaatgcacaatgcaatgcTTTGAACATTGGACAGTCTGTTACAAGTGATGATCGTTTTGAgctttgtgtctagagttttataaaatgatgtcaagcttctgaaattagtagcaaagtgattgtaaagaACTGTAAAAATAGAAACCCAAAGACTGCAGCGTTTTTCTATAAAGCCCATCAGTGTGCTGCTGCTGATATGAAAGAGGAACTCAAAcggtgcttgtgtgtatggctttgttgcaagaatttcattttttagAAAGGAGTGTTAAGTTTTGATTGCATTGTTTCATTTTGGCATAGATGTGAGTTGTTAATCTCCACGTGCTGTCTGATTggcttgtgtgtagagtttagACACAATGAGCCAAATTCTGCAAAAAGTGTGTAAgcaaaaaactgtaataaatgCTGTTTGAAGAGTAAATGTGTGTTGAGTCAGCAGTGATGACATTAAACTCCTCTCAGCAACACTGGCATTCTTCTGCAGGTTTCTACACAACTGATTACTGTAAAACACTTCATTagaaaacttgtgtgtgtgtgtgtgtgtgtgtgtgtgtgtgtgtgtgtgtgtgtgtgtgtgtgtgtgtgtgtgtgtgtgtatttgtgtgtgtgtgtgtttatgtgtgtgtgtttatgtgtgtgtgtgtgtgtgtgtgtctcctacCAAGAACACTATCATTCTTTAACAGGAGTGGTTTCTATAGAAGTGAACACTCCCTCACAGTTATTAAATGTTGCACAATAACTGATTTTTTATCAAACTAGTATCCCAGCTTTACTTGCTGTATTTCTTGATGTTAAAATATGAAACATTACAACACAGTTGTTATGTTCCAGGTCTCTATAAGCGGAGATAAAGGTTAGTTTctatgactgatgggaacaactatCTCTGAAATTGCTCCAGTattcaattcaactttattgatagtgtcaaatcacaacaggagttatttAAGTAAATAGTTTTGttcacagagacaaagaatCAGTTCTTGAGAGGAGGTTAGGAGATCAAATCAAAACTAGTTATGAACCAGAGTTTTCATCAGCATCATTTTATTGTAAACAACATGATCCATTTCTGGTTTCCATCTTCTGCATGCTTTACTCAAACAGTtgacacatttcatttcatttgatgtGAAGAGACTCTAATTAGTTCATTCAGCCATGAAGACACAACTCAGAACAGCCAGAATCACAGAGAAGAACATCAGCTTCAGATAGGACaatcacagagacacatggAAGTATTCTTATTAATATCATCATCTTGTTAGTCAAAGTTCAGTAGGAAGAGATGTGTTGTTGACACATTTGGTTCACTATGTTTTCCATGAATGCAttaatatctttattgttatgGTAGTAAGTAGCTGGAGCATTAGCAGGAAATATTAACAGCTGTGATCACATGACCTCCCCGTTCAGTAACAACTTCTACACTGATCTCTGCTGTTTGACAAAGAATCATCTTAAAGGAGATCTGGTCACTGGGTAATAAAGGTACTCATTCTCAATATCAAtatttaatattcaatctaCGGGtgggaaaaacaaaagcaaaaagcagaagatccatgttatgttcttctttacaaagtaaatcaacatcagactgactgactgacatgtgatgtcattcttcttagaaaacaatcagtttttagaaatgtctcattatATATCGTCTCTAGACGTGTTTCATtaaacttgtgtttttgttaaagaaggaaaagaaaatcccaatACTCCTATTAAAtcataataaatgaaaatcacacTCGTGTATCGggaaagaatcaaatcgggacTAAAGCACATGGTCCCGGCCCTGATTCAGTCTTTCCCCTTTTTAAGATCTGACTTACTGTGGGGTGTAGAAACCATCTGTCCATTGATTAAATACCCTAAAGGAGCGCACCAAACCTCTATGCGCCTCAAGGAAGGTTCTTTCAGCCTCTGCTCTGTCACCACCAGTTGGTGGTGGTACTTGTCCTCTAACTGCTTCATCACCTTTAAACAAGTTGCTCAGACTTTCAGCTTCGGCACAGTTGCCATAGGGGACTGTTGCCTCTGATGTCCCTCCTGTCAGACCAAACAAGTCACGACATGATTTACAAGGAGGCTTATATTCTCCGTTATAGAGATCAAACGTTTCGCACCGGACATGCTGCTCTGGAACTTTGATGGTTCCATCGAAATATGTCTTTCTGACAAATCTCCCAGTAGCTGTCTCTGGATAGAAGGTCATCACTGCGTCAGCTACATATCTTTCCCAGATCCTGAGACAGGAAGCACCAATCAGGATTTTCCGTGCTCCAGGGCATCAGCGGATATGGAGACTCCGTAGTACTTGACTGAACCTGGGCTTTTACTCTGAGAGACACAGATGGTTCTGGAGACCAGAGGCTTTTTGTTAATAGCCCCCCCCAGTGTATCGATGAACTGTTGCAGCCGCTGTTTGATTGCTCCTTCGTTGTCTCGTCCAGTCACGTTgacaacctgtaagaaatcagaAATATGATGAAGCTGCTGATGCATCCAATCATTCACCGAGTCAtgctttgtgtctgttaagGTTCAGTACGGCTGCTCGATCATGGAAacaatcataatcacgattactTTAGTCACTATTAAAATCAGGATTATCTAACAGGATTCCTCGTTGACTTttagaaagatgttgcatttattaaaGATAAAAACAGTGAAAGCAGTTAAAATTACTCTGTTTTTGAGATCGTTAAAATCAGGATCAATGTTGTATTACTAGCACAGCTCTACTGAGAGATTAATAACAATCTGTAATATTTGGAGATGTTTAGGTGAAGTAGCAACGCTTTACAACTTTACAAAGAAGAATcctgctacagcagctcaaaagattTTTCTTACACACatcataataaaacaaatacacattatGTAGACAAAGGAGAAAACATATACATAAactataagaaatagaaaaaatagaattagttattataataatagtaataaaacaaacatatttacacaataaacacccttatataaacagacagtatataaacacagatatacagatgagtaaggtaaGGTGTTATCTTTTGAGGAACTGTCCTCTTACCATGTCGAGCACACATGAAAATGGACTCCGCCTGGGTACCTCAGAGGAACATTTCTCAAAAGGCCGAGGGTATTCTTCCTTAAATGCATTTAGCACTTCAGCATCACTCAGAATCATTTCTGGGGGAAATATCGGCGTGTTTATCTTTCCCAAAAAGAAGATGCTGTGAAGAACCTGTGAAGTCAAAACACATTCAGAGAGATATATCATTGTGTGTGTTGCTATGAGCGGGTTCCTACGATATCCTACGTTATGCACACATATTCCTAAGATATCCTACGAAATAGACCttcttcacagcagacattttgacttgtcatagtaggaagagCCCAGCTGAGATTGATAACAtcaacgatggctcaattccatctagtgtcccagtgagctatttcagtgagtcagcatgaacaacaccaggacctctcctaagtggaacgcagccatcattaatggtctGAATACTCCTGTGCTGTTCCTActctgacatgtcaacatgtctgctgggAAAAAGGTCTATTAGGCGGGTCACGTGATGCCAGCTAAAGTTTAGTCGACAAGGAGCCAGAcatcatgagaacaggctgaactGAGAAGCTTTATGGATCCTAAAGACACTGACAGGGTCATGCattatgttcacacacacatttcaataGTTTATAAAAAGTCTCCATCAGACATACCTCATCCACTAA contains the following coding sequences:
- the LOC144514296 gene encoding uncharacterized protein LOC144514296, encoding MAAAAEELQRREEFLVEEEPFRKNAFLIINEMVLMCTTPTTLLVDEVLHSIFFLGKINTPIFPPEMILSDAEVLNAFKEEYPRPFEKCSSEVPRRSPFSCVLDMVVNVTGRDNEGAIKQRLQQFIDTLGGAINKKPLVSRTICVSQSKSPGSVKYYGVSISADALEHGKS